One genomic window of Cannabis sativa cultivar Pink pepper isolate KNU-18-1 chromosome 2, ASM2916894v1, whole genome shotgun sequence includes the following:
- the LOC115718638 gene encoding villin-1 isoform X1, translated as MSLYAKDTDQAFQGAGTKPGLEIWCVENLQLVAVPKTSYGKFYSGNSYLILHTIIRKSGPPLHDIHYWLGNDTNKVDSDLASDKALELDAALGSCSVQYRELQGQETEKFLSYFKPCIIPIEGVYSSQKGHSNEDTYEVRLLTCKGDHVVHVKEVPFSRSSLNHNDVFVLDTASKIFLFSGCNSSTQERAKALEVVQYIKDTKHSGNCEVATIEDGKFVGDSEVGEFWSFFGGYAPIPRESPSFFQDQSDIQSVKLFWITYQGKLSQIESDSFAREVLEADKCYMLDCEAEIFVWMGRLTSVTERKTSISAAEDFLRNQGRSAGTHLSLITEGLETSKFRSYFANWPLKVEPRLFEEGREKVAAIFKQNGYEVKELPEEDIEPLIDCRGTLKVWRVDGDELSLVPISEQRKLFSGDCYVVQYTYSGNGREENLFYAWLGCESTLEDRRDVISHMNSVVDSTRGDPVMAQVVQDKEPDQFFFIFQMLIIYKGGKSAGYRKFLAEKGIDDKTNNESEDAFFRIQGTSPDNMQAIQVDQVSSSLNSSYCYILNSGTTVFTWIGNLSLTRDHDILHRMLEFINPTWQPISVREGSEPDIFWTALGGKTEYAKGKEMKGHVEDPRLLLLNITEGDFKAKEIFNFTQDDLTTEDVLALDCHNELYIWIGCHSKVKSKQQALMLGQKFLETDVLAEGLSVDTPFYVVTEGKEPTFFTRFFEWDFSKQNMHGNSFERKLAKLKGKPQSVEAPLRTSRKSYSRESTPNGLRSRSVSSNGRGRSPSPAPNGSSSNWKSPVSRSQSTSTPTARKLFSESPRSGSSPGSPTEDTRSSIENSYSQANETEAENNINLIIYPYERLKVVSSDPVPGIDVTKREAYLSDEEFVAKFGMTKGNFYKLPKWKQNKLKMSLNLF; from the exons ATGTCTCTCTATGCTAAAGACACAGATCAAGCATTTCAAGGAGCAGGAACAAAACC TGGTTTAGAAATTTGGTGTGTGGAGAACCTTCAACTGGTTGCTGTTCCAAAGACTTCATATGGGAAGTTCTACAGCGGAAATTCATATCTTATCTTGCAT ACAATTATACGAAAAAGTGGGCCTCCTCTGCATGACATTCACTATTGGCTAGGAAATGACACAAACAAG GTGGACTCAGATTTGGCATCAGACAAAGCACTTGAACTAGATGCTGCCCTAGGGTCTTGCTCTGTACAGTACAGGGAACTTCAAGGCCAAGAAACAGAAAAGTTTCTTTCATACTTCAAACCCTGTATTATACCTATTGAAGGTGTATATTCTTCTCAAAAAGGGCACTCAAATGAGGACACATATGAAGTCAGATTGTTAACTTGCAAAGGGGATCATGTTGTTCATGTTAAAGAA GTACCATTTTCTCGGTCATCTTTGAACCACAATGATGTGTTCGTTCTTGATACTGCATCAAAAATATTCCTCTTTAGTGGGTGCAATTCTAGCACTCAAGAAAGAGCTAAAGCTTTGGAGGTTGTACAATATATCAAAGATACCAAGCATAGTGGAAACTGTGAGGTGGCAACTATAG AGGATGGAAAGTTTGTTGGCGATTCTGAAGTGGGTGAGTTCTGGAGTTTTTTTGGTGGATATGCTCCCATTCCCCGGGAGTCACCTTCTTTCTTTCAAGATCAGTCTGATATCCAATCCGTGAAACTATTTTG GATAACCTATCAGGGTAAACTAAGTCAAATTGAAAGTGATTCATTTGCTAGAGAAGTGCTTGAGGCAGACAAGTGCTATATGTTGGATTGTGAAGCTGAAATATTTGTTTGGATGGGAAGACTTACCTCAGTCACAGAGCGGAAGACATCAATTTCAGCTGCAGAG GATTTCCTCAGAAACCAAGGAAGATCAGCTGGGACACATTTATCTTTGATAACTGAAGGGTTAGAAACTTCCAAATTTAGGTCTTACTTTGCTAATTGGCCTCTAAAGGTTGAGCCTCGGTTATTTGAAGAAGGCCGGGAAAAAGTGGCAG CAATATTCAAGCAAAATGGTTATGAGGTGAaagagcttcctgaagaagaTATAGAGCCACTTATAGATTGCAGGGGAACCCTTAAA GTTTGGCGGGTAGATGGGGATGAACTGTCCCTGGTTCCTATTTCAGAACAGCGAAAGCTTTTCAGTGGTGATTGCTATGTCGTGCAATATACGTATTCTGGCAATGGAAGGGAGGAAAATCTATTTTATGCATGGCTAGGTTGTGAGAGCACACTG GAAGACAGAAGAGATGTTATCTCTCATATGAATTCCGTTGTTGATTCAACCAGGGGTGATCCCGTTATG GCACAAGTTGTACAAGATAAAGAGCCAGATCAGTTCTTCTTTATATTCCAGATGTTAATTATTTACAAG GGAGGTAAGAGTGCAGGATATAGGAAATTTCTTGCAGAAAAAGGTATTGATGACAAAACAAATAATGAAAGTGAGGATGCCTTTTTTCGTATTCAAGGGACGAGTCCTGATAATATGCAGGCCATTCAAGTTGACCAA gtaTCAAGTTCTCTGAATTCATCTTATTGTTACATTCTGAATTCTGGAACAACTGTATTCACTTGGATTGGGAATCTTTCTTTGACCAGGGACCATGATATTTTACACAGAATGTTGGAGTTCATAAAT CCAACATGGCAACCGATATCAGTGAGGGAAGGGAGTGAACCTGATATCTTTTGGACAGCACTGGGTGGAAAGACAGAGTatgcaaaaggaaaagaaatgAAAGGACATGTAGAAGATCCGCGGTTGCTTTTGTTAAACATTACTGAAG GTGATTTCAAG GCGAAAGAGATATTCAATTTTACACAGGATGATTTAACTACTGAAGATGTTTTAGCGCTGGACTGCCACAACGAGTTGTATATTTGGATTGGATGCCATTCAAAAGTAAAATCAAAGCAACAAGCTCTAATGTTGGGCCAG AAATTTCTCGAGACAGATGTACTTGCTGAAGGGCTATCTGTGGATACTCCTTTTTATGTTGTTACTGAAGGGAAAGAACCAACATTCTTCACTCGTTTCTTTGAATGGGATTTCTCGAAGCAAAAT ATGCATGGCAACTCTTTTGAGCGAAAGctagctaagttgaagggaaaACCACAAAGTGTAGAA GCTCCTTTAAGAACCTCTCGGAAATCATACTCAAGGGAGAGTACCCCAAACGGCCTAAGAAGCAGGTCCGTGAGTTCAAATGGCCGGGGAAGAAGTCCATCTCCTGCACCAAATGGTTCAAGCTCAAATTGGAAGTCTCCTGTCAGTCGCTCCCAGTCCACTTCAACTCCAACTGCCAGGAAACTCTTTTCTGAATCTCCTCGTAGTGGTAGTAGCCCTG GTTCTCCAACTGAAGACACAAGATCATCGATTGAGAATTCGTATTCTCAGGCCAATGAAACTGAGGctgaaaataacattaatttgaTAATATACCCATATGAGAGATTAAAAGTGGTTTCTAGTGATCCAGTACCAGGCATAGACGTGACTAAAAGAGAG GCATATCTATCAGATGAAGAATTTGTTGCCAAATTTGGAATGACAAAAGGAAACTTTTACAAGCTTCCCAAATGGAAACAAAACAAGCTAAAGATGTCCCTTAATCTATTCTAG
- the LOC115719453 gene encoding non-specific phospholipase C1 — MLSVSVILFGIYHTFIFTNTTIKKGKVSFFASGALTFPFRFWSPEMGSRRLPIITIFFFYLLVCSQSLDVKFRKRHKIKGPIKTVVVLVMENRSFDHVLGWLKSTRPDIDGLTGEESNRVLVTDPESPKVFVSDDALFVDSDPGHSFQAIREQIFGSNDTTANPPRMNGFAQQAENQTPGMSKTVMSGFKPGVLPVYTELANEFAVFDRWFASVPASTQPNRFYVHSATSHGATSNVRKDLIHGFPQKTIFDSLDENGLTFGIYYQNIPATLFYKSLRKLKHVVNFHSYALKFKLHAMLGKLPNYVVIEQRYFDVELLPANDDHPSHDVSLGQKFVKEVYETLRKSPQWKEMALLITYDEHGGFYDHVPTPASGVPSPDGIVGPDPFYFRFDRLGVRVPTILVSPWIDKATVIHEPDGPTPSSHYEHSSIPATVKKLFKLKSNFLTKRDAWAGSFEKYFSIRDTPRDDCPETLPEVKTSLRPWGPKEDAKLSEFQVEMIQLASQLNGDYVLNTYPNIGERMTVGEANKYAEDAVKRFLEAGRAALKAGANESAIVTMRPSLTSRASAGSYRNYIDTY, encoded by the exons atgctatCTGTTTCTGTTATCTTATTTGGAATATACCATACCTTCATCTTTACTAACACGACAATAAAAAAAGGAAAAGTTTCTTTCTTTGCTTCTGGGGCTCTGACTTTTCCTTTTAGGTTCTGGTCACCGGAAATGGGTTCCCGGCGACTACCCATCATCaccattttcttcttctatcTCTTGGTGTGTTCTCAGTCCCTAGATGTCAAGTTTCGCAAAAGGCACAAAATCAAAGGACCCATCAAAACCGTCGTCGTTTTGGTCATGGAAAACCGCTCTTTCGACCACGTCCTCGGCTGGCTTAAATCGACCCGACCCGATATCGACGGTTTAACGGGAGAAGAATCGAACCGGGTTTTAGTCACTGACCCGGAGTCTCCCAAAGTCTTCGTCTCTGACGATGCTCTGTTTGTTGACTCGGACCCGGGTCACTCGTTTCAGGCAATTCGGGAGCAGATATTCGGGTCAAACGACACCACCGCCAACCCTCCTCGGATGAATGGGTTCGCTCAGCAAGCGGAGAACCAGACCCCTGGGATGTCGAAGACCGTCATGAGTGGTTTCAAACCTGGAGTGTTACCAGTTTACACTGAGTTAGCCAACGAGTTCGCCGTATTCGACAGGTGGTTCGCGTCAGTGCCCGCGTCGACTCAGCCCAACCGATTCTACGTCCACTCGGCGACTTCCCATGGAGCCACGAGCAACGTACGGAAGGACCTCATCCATGGCTTCCCTCAGAAAACGATTTTCGATTCCCTGGACGAGAATGGTCTCACTTTTGGGATATATTACCAGAATATCCCCGCGACCCTCTTCTACAAGAGCCTTAGAAAGCTCAAACACGTTGTTAATTTTCATAGTTACGCCCTGAAATTCAAGCTCCACGCCATGCTTGGTAAGCTACCCAATTATGTCGTCATCGAGCAGCGTTACTTTGACGTTGAACTCTTACCGGCCAACGACGACCACCCCTCCCACGACGTGTCGCTTGGGCAGAAGTTCGTGAAGGAAGTCTACGAGACTCTGAGGAAAAGTCCCCAGTGGAAAGAGATGGCCTTGTTGATCACCTATGATGAACATGGTGGGTTCTATGACCATGTACCCACCCCTGCTTCTGGGGTACCAAGCCCCGATGGGATAGTTGGACCTGACCCGTTTTACTTCCGGTTCGACCGGTTGGGTGTTCGTGTTCCGACAATACTGGTTTCACCCTGGATTGATAAGGCCACTG TGATCCACGAGCCAGATGGGCCAACACCATCTTCACATTATGAACATTCTTCAATACCTGCCACTGTAAAGAAGCTTTTCAAACTCAAATCAAACTTCTTAACAAAAAGGGACGCATGGGCCGGTTCATTTGAGAAATACTTCTCTATCCGTGACACTCCACGCGATGATTGCCCAG AAACTCTTCCTGAGGTGAAGACATCACTGAGGCCCTGGGGTCCAAAAGAAGATGCAAAGCTGTCAGAGTTTCAAGTTGAAATGATCCAGCTTGCGTCTCAACTCAATGGCGATTATGTCCTCAATACGTACCCAAATATCGGTGAAAGAATGACGGTAGGTGAAGCTAACAAGTACGCAGAAGATGCAGTGAAGAGGTTCCTGGAAGCAGGAAGGGCTGCTCTTAAAGCTGGAGCTAATGAGTCTGCAATAGTCACTATGAGACCTTCACTTACTAGCCGAGCTAGTGCTGGCAGTTACAGAAACTACATTGATACATATTGA
- the LOC115718638 gene encoding villin-1 isoform X2, translating to MSLYAKDTDQAFQGAGTKPGLEIWCVENLQLVAVPKTSYGKFYSGNSYLILHTIIRKSGPPLHDIHYWLGNDTNKVDSDLASDKALELDAALGSCSVQYRELQGQETEKFLSYFKPCIIPIEGVYSSQKGHSNEDTYEVRLLTCKGDHVVHVKEVPFSRSSLNHNDVFVLDTASKIFLFSGCNSSTQERAKALEVVQYIKDTKHSGNCEVATIEDGKFVGDSEVGEFWSFFGGYAPIPRESPSFFQDQSDIQSVKLFWITYQGKLSQIESDSFAREVLEADKCYMLDCEAEIFVWMGRLTSVTERKTSISAAEDFLRNQGRSAGTHLSLITEGLETSKFRSYFANWPLKVEPRLFEEGREKVAAIFKQNGYEVKELPEEDIEPLIDCRGTLKVWRVDGDELSLVPISEQRKLFSGDCYVVQYTYSGNGREENLFYAWLGCESTLEDRRDVISHMNSVVDSTRGDPVMAQVVQDKEPDQFFFIFQMLIIYKGGKSAGYRKFLAEKGIDDKTNNESEDAFFRIQGTSPDNMQAIQVDQVSSSLNSSYCYILNSGTTVFTWIGNLSLTRDHDILHRMLEFINPTWQPISVREGSEPDIFWTALGGKTEYAKGKEMKGHVEDPRLLLLNITEGDFKAKEIFNFTQDDLTTEDVLALDCHNELYIWIGCHSKVKSKQQALMLGQKFLETDVLAEGLSVDTPFYVVTEGKEPTFFTRFFEWDFSKQNMHGNSFERKLAKLKGKPQSVEAPLRTSRKSYSRESTPNGLRSRSVSSNGRGRSPSPAPNGSSSNWKSPVSRSQSTSTPTARKLFSESPRSGSPTEDTRSSIENSYSQANETEAENNINLIIYPYERLKVVSSDPVPGIDVTKREAYLSDEEFVAKFGMTKGNFYKLPKWKQNKLKMSLNLF from the exons ATGTCTCTCTATGCTAAAGACACAGATCAAGCATTTCAAGGAGCAGGAACAAAACC TGGTTTAGAAATTTGGTGTGTGGAGAACCTTCAACTGGTTGCTGTTCCAAAGACTTCATATGGGAAGTTCTACAGCGGAAATTCATATCTTATCTTGCAT ACAATTATACGAAAAAGTGGGCCTCCTCTGCATGACATTCACTATTGGCTAGGAAATGACACAAACAAG GTGGACTCAGATTTGGCATCAGACAAAGCACTTGAACTAGATGCTGCCCTAGGGTCTTGCTCTGTACAGTACAGGGAACTTCAAGGCCAAGAAACAGAAAAGTTTCTTTCATACTTCAAACCCTGTATTATACCTATTGAAGGTGTATATTCTTCTCAAAAAGGGCACTCAAATGAGGACACATATGAAGTCAGATTGTTAACTTGCAAAGGGGATCATGTTGTTCATGTTAAAGAA GTACCATTTTCTCGGTCATCTTTGAACCACAATGATGTGTTCGTTCTTGATACTGCATCAAAAATATTCCTCTTTAGTGGGTGCAATTCTAGCACTCAAGAAAGAGCTAAAGCTTTGGAGGTTGTACAATATATCAAAGATACCAAGCATAGTGGAAACTGTGAGGTGGCAACTATAG AGGATGGAAAGTTTGTTGGCGATTCTGAAGTGGGTGAGTTCTGGAGTTTTTTTGGTGGATATGCTCCCATTCCCCGGGAGTCACCTTCTTTCTTTCAAGATCAGTCTGATATCCAATCCGTGAAACTATTTTG GATAACCTATCAGGGTAAACTAAGTCAAATTGAAAGTGATTCATTTGCTAGAGAAGTGCTTGAGGCAGACAAGTGCTATATGTTGGATTGTGAAGCTGAAATATTTGTTTGGATGGGAAGACTTACCTCAGTCACAGAGCGGAAGACATCAATTTCAGCTGCAGAG GATTTCCTCAGAAACCAAGGAAGATCAGCTGGGACACATTTATCTTTGATAACTGAAGGGTTAGAAACTTCCAAATTTAGGTCTTACTTTGCTAATTGGCCTCTAAAGGTTGAGCCTCGGTTATTTGAAGAAGGCCGGGAAAAAGTGGCAG CAATATTCAAGCAAAATGGTTATGAGGTGAaagagcttcctgaagaagaTATAGAGCCACTTATAGATTGCAGGGGAACCCTTAAA GTTTGGCGGGTAGATGGGGATGAACTGTCCCTGGTTCCTATTTCAGAACAGCGAAAGCTTTTCAGTGGTGATTGCTATGTCGTGCAATATACGTATTCTGGCAATGGAAGGGAGGAAAATCTATTTTATGCATGGCTAGGTTGTGAGAGCACACTG GAAGACAGAAGAGATGTTATCTCTCATATGAATTCCGTTGTTGATTCAACCAGGGGTGATCCCGTTATG GCACAAGTTGTACAAGATAAAGAGCCAGATCAGTTCTTCTTTATATTCCAGATGTTAATTATTTACAAG GGAGGTAAGAGTGCAGGATATAGGAAATTTCTTGCAGAAAAAGGTATTGATGACAAAACAAATAATGAAAGTGAGGATGCCTTTTTTCGTATTCAAGGGACGAGTCCTGATAATATGCAGGCCATTCAAGTTGACCAA gtaTCAAGTTCTCTGAATTCATCTTATTGTTACATTCTGAATTCTGGAACAACTGTATTCACTTGGATTGGGAATCTTTCTTTGACCAGGGACCATGATATTTTACACAGAATGTTGGAGTTCATAAAT CCAACATGGCAACCGATATCAGTGAGGGAAGGGAGTGAACCTGATATCTTTTGGACAGCACTGGGTGGAAAGACAGAGTatgcaaaaggaaaagaaatgAAAGGACATGTAGAAGATCCGCGGTTGCTTTTGTTAAACATTACTGAAG GTGATTTCAAG GCGAAAGAGATATTCAATTTTACACAGGATGATTTAACTACTGAAGATGTTTTAGCGCTGGACTGCCACAACGAGTTGTATATTTGGATTGGATGCCATTCAAAAGTAAAATCAAAGCAACAAGCTCTAATGTTGGGCCAG AAATTTCTCGAGACAGATGTACTTGCTGAAGGGCTATCTGTGGATACTCCTTTTTATGTTGTTACTGAAGGGAAAGAACCAACATTCTTCACTCGTTTCTTTGAATGGGATTTCTCGAAGCAAAAT ATGCATGGCAACTCTTTTGAGCGAAAGctagctaagttgaagggaaaACCACAAAGTGTAGAA GCTCCTTTAAGAACCTCTCGGAAATCATACTCAAGGGAGAGTACCCCAAACGGCCTAAGAAGCAGGTCCGTGAGTTCAAATGGCCGGGGAAGAAGTCCATCTCCTGCACCAAATGGTTCAAGCTCAAATTGGAAGTCTCCTGTCAGTCGCTCCCAGTCCACTTCAACTCCAACTGCCAGGAAACTCTTTTCTGAATCTCCTCGTAGTG GTTCTCCAACTGAAGACACAAGATCATCGATTGAGAATTCGTATTCTCAGGCCAATGAAACTGAGGctgaaaataacattaatttgaTAATATACCCATATGAGAGATTAAAAGTGGTTTCTAGTGATCCAGTACCAGGCATAGACGTGACTAAAAGAGAG GCATATCTATCAGATGAAGAATTTGTTGCCAAATTTGGAATGACAAAAGGAAACTTTTACAAGCTTCCCAAATGGAAACAAAACAAGCTAAAGATGTCCCTTAATCTATTCTAG